The following proteins are co-located in the Rhodococcus opacus B4 genome:
- a CDS encoding MFS transporter — MTFHLAGSATNGRSSTLAVVATCLAITTLDGLDLIMFGTVLPTLLEKEEWGITAASAGLVGSLSLVGMLIGAMFAGYFTDIVGRRPVILACVVNFSLFTALCAFAPNLELFGLFRFAAGIGFGGALPTVIALTMEYVPFERRQFFNGVIQTGFTIGGCVAAISAIYVIPAYGWHMMFLVGGALGVVVLAITLKTLPESVAFLIQKGRHDEAQAIMVRYSIDMRTESGRAVTEDGSDTGRGRALARLFAPGYRGATVLFPLISFCGLLVAYAMNTWIPQMLRSTGYDLGSALVFLLAFNLGSAMGMVVLSGLADRFGPRPVISTGFVVGAIAVSVLTLEPAQALVFALILLIGFCSASQTAVSGFVGIYYSPRARGTALGLAIGLGRLGGVCGPIVAGLIVGSSLGTQWAFYVFAAVGLVAAALVVAVPKRQPDTVAVPAARPAAAHRADMSATQSDS; from the coding sequence ATGACATTCCACCTGGCCGGATCGGCCACCAACGGCAGGTCCAGCACGCTTGCGGTCGTCGCTACCTGCCTCGCCATCACGACACTGGATGGTTTGGATCTCATCATGTTCGGCACCGTCCTACCCACCCTCCTCGAAAAGGAGGAGTGGGGTATAACCGCAGCATCGGCCGGGCTCGTCGGCAGCTTGTCCCTGGTGGGAATGCTGATCGGTGCCATGTTCGCCGGGTATTTCACGGACATCGTCGGGCGCCGCCCGGTGATCCTCGCCTGCGTCGTCAACTTCAGCCTCTTCACCGCTCTGTGCGCATTCGCTCCGAATCTGGAGTTGTTCGGGCTGTTCCGGTTCGCAGCCGGGATCGGATTCGGTGGCGCACTGCCCACAGTGATCGCGCTGACGATGGAGTACGTGCCGTTCGAGCGGCGCCAGTTCTTCAACGGGGTCATCCAGACCGGTTTCACCATCGGTGGGTGCGTCGCCGCGATCTCGGCAATCTACGTCATCCCGGCATACGGATGGCACATGATGTTCCTCGTCGGTGGTGCGCTCGGTGTCGTCGTGCTCGCGATAACGCTGAAGACGCTGCCGGAATCGGTCGCGTTCCTGATTCAGAAGGGGCGGCACGACGAGGCGCAGGCGATCATGGTGCGCTACAGCATCGACATGCGCACGGAATCCGGTCGCGCAGTGACCGAGGACGGCTCCGACACCGGCCGCGGGCGTGCTCTGGCCCGGCTCTTCGCCCCGGGATACCGGGGCGCGACGGTGCTGTTCCCGCTCATCTCCTTCTGCGGACTGCTGGTGGCGTACGCGATGAACACCTGGATTCCGCAGATGCTCCGGTCCACCGGATACGACCTGGGTTCGGCCCTGGTGTTCCTGCTGGCCTTCAACCTCGGTAGCGCCATGGGCATGGTGGTGCTCAGCGGACTGGCCGACCGCTTCGGCCCGCGTCCGGTGATCTCGACAGGCTTCGTCGTCGGAGCGATCGCGGTGTCCGTCCTGACCCTCGAGCCGGCGCAGGCACTGGTATTCGCACTGATCCTGCTCATCGGCTTCTGCTCGGCGTCGCAGACGGCCGTGTCCGGGTTCGTCGGCATCTACTACTCGCCCCGGGCGCGGGGCACAGCCCTCGGCTTGGCGATCGGGCTGGGTCGGCTCGGCGGCGTGTGCGGCCCGATCGTCGCCGGACTCATCGTCGGCTCCTCGCTCGGTACCCAGTGGGCGTTCTACGTGTTCGCGGCGGTCGGGTTGGTCGCCGCGGCGCTGGTCGTGGCCGTCCCGAAACGGCAGCCGGACACGGTTGCCGTGCCCGCCGCCCGACCCGCGGCAGCACACCGAGCGGATATGTCAGCTACACAGTCGGATTCGTGA
- a CDS encoding ABC transporter ATP-binding protein, whose product MTLHADDVTWNRGGALVVDGVTVTPEQGATVGLLGPNGSGKSSLLRLLNGVVRPTSGVVTLDGDDLTTVRRKDIARAVAVVSQHADTDVDISVRDVVRLGRIPHRGTFGGNPAADDAAVTDALEHTGLTAKADRLWHRLSGGEKQRVQIARALAQQPRELLLDEPTNHLDIHHQLELLSLVTRLPVTSVIALHDLNLAAMFCDTVIVLKDGRVVAGGTPAEVLTSDLIAQVYNVRAEVLVDEVKGRLSILFEPGPVPVPVH is encoded by the coding sequence GTGACACTCCACGCAGACGACGTCACGTGGAACCGTGGAGGTGCACTCGTCGTCGACGGTGTCACCGTCACACCGGAACAGGGTGCGACCGTGGGTCTGCTCGGACCCAACGGATCCGGCAAGTCGTCTCTGCTGCGGCTGCTGAACGGCGTCGTCCGCCCCACCTCCGGTGTCGTGACACTCGACGGCGACGACCTCACCACCGTGCGTCGCAAGGACATTGCGCGAGCTGTCGCCGTGGTGAGTCAGCATGCCGACACCGATGTCGACATCAGTGTGCGCGACGTGGTGCGACTCGGACGGATCCCGCACCGCGGGACGTTCGGCGGCAACCCGGCCGCCGACGACGCCGCCGTCACCGACGCGCTCGAGCACACCGGTCTCACGGCGAAGGCGGATCGGCTCTGGCACAGACTGTCCGGCGGCGAGAAACAACGAGTGCAGATCGCCCGTGCCCTGGCTCAACAACCGCGCGAGCTGCTCCTCGACGAGCCGACCAATCACCTCGACATCCACCACCAACTGGAGTTGCTCTCACTCGTCACGCGGTTGCCGGTCACCAGCGTGATCGCCCTGCACGACCTCAACCTCGCCGCCATGTTCTGCGACACCGTCATCGTGCTGAAAGACGGTCGCGTGGTGGCCGGCGGAACCCCGGCCGAGGTGCTGACGTCGGACCTGATCGCCCAGGTGTACAACGTCCGCGCCGAGGTACTCGTCGACGAGGTGAAGGGTCGGTTGTCCATCCTGTTCGAGCCGGGACCGGTTCCCGTCCCCGTCCACTGA
- a CDS encoding superoxide dismutase family protein, giving the protein MNTRRATLIAGVSLTALVASGCGSDDASTDATVETPPASAETTTSVPVPLPGTTGDGFQLPVEGAAEDNAFTYDEVAVPVGSSVRLESEGQDGRTTVTFTATGLAPNRDFGVHAHTRPCGPKPSDSGPHYQNDVDPAATPESPSSDPAYANPQNEIWLDVTTDASGNAQASTTVDWEFREGEANSVVLHAQRTMTGPGEAGMAGDRLACINEDF; this is encoded by the coding sequence ATGAACACACGACGAGCAACTCTGATCGCTGGCGTGTCCCTGACCGCGCTGGTGGCGTCCGGATGCGGAAGCGACGATGCGTCGACGGATGCCACCGTCGAGACACCCCCGGCTTCTGCCGAAACGACGACCAGCGTGCCTGTCCCGCTTCCGGGCACGACAGGTGACGGCTTCCAACTTCCGGTGGAGGGTGCCGCCGAGGACAACGCGTTCACCTACGACGAAGTGGCTGTTCCGGTGGGTTCCTCCGTCCGTCTCGAATCCGAGGGACAGGACGGCCGCACAACGGTGACGTTCACCGCGACCGGGCTCGCACCGAACCGTGACTTCGGTGTGCACGCGCACACACGGCCGTGCGGGCCGAAACCTTCGGATTCTGGACCGCACTATCAGAACGACGTCGATCCCGCCGCCACTCCGGAATCGCCGTCTTCGGATCCCGCATACGCGAATCCACAGAACGAGATCTGGCTCGACGTCACCACCGACGCGAGCGGCAACGCGCAGGCGTCGACGACGGTCGACTGGGAGTTTCGCGAAGGTGAGGCCAACTCCGTGGTGCTCCACGCACAGCGCACCATGACCGGTCCCGGCGAGGCCGGGATGGCCGGTGATCGTCTGGCCTGCATCAACGAGGACTTCTGA
- a CDS encoding ABC transporter substrate-binding protein: MRTSVGRIGLVAITAVLASTLAACGQSETVDDSGAASAGEGSTSYPLVLDNCGQQVTVDAAPQRVVSLDQGSTEILLSLGLADRLVGTASWTDPIRENLAAANATVPRLADNAPTYEVVLDADPDFVTASFGRHFEQGGVAERSRFAETGVESYLSPTDCDNGVSINGGGKRTNPLTMDALYQEIGELASVFDVTERGTQLIAELKEREAAALRSIEKSNVSTAFWFADTKSPYVAGGLGSASLLAKSVGATNVFSDLTDDWSPVGWEIVVERNPDVLILGDLLRNRFPGDLLADKIAFLESDPVTQNLDAVRDKRYIALHGAEMNPSIRAVDGLEKVAAGLRDQKVPS, from the coding sequence GTGAGAACATCCGTGGGCCGAATCGGCCTCGTGGCCATCACAGCAGTACTGGCGAGCACCCTGGCCGCCTGTGGGCAATCCGAAACCGTCGACGACTCCGGCGCCGCCTCGGCCGGCGAGGGCAGCACGAGCTACCCCCTCGTCCTCGACAACTGCGGGCAGCAGGTCACCGTCGACGCCGCGCCGCAGCGGGTGGTGTCACTGGACCAGGGGTCGACCGAGATCCTGCTGTCCCTCGGCCTCGCCGACCGGCTGGTGGGCACGGCGTCGTGGACGGACCCGATCCGCGAGAACCTCGCGGCGGCCAACGCGACGGTGCCGCGGCTCGCGGACAACGCCCCGACGTACGAGGTGGTCCTGGACGCCGATCCGGACTTCGTGACGGCCTCGTTCGGCCGGCACTTCGAGCAGGGCGGTGTGGCGGAGCGCTCTCGGTTCGCCGAGACCGGAGTCGAGTCGTACCTGTCTCCCACCGACTGTGACAACGGAGTCAGCATCAACGGTGGCGGCAAGCGCACGAATCCGCTGACGATGGACGCGCTGTACCAGGAAATCGGTGAACTCGCGTCGGTGTTCGACGTGACCGAGCGGGGAACCCAGCTGATCGCGGAACTGAAGGAACGAGAAGCCGCGGCTCTGCGGTCGATCGAGAAGTCGAATGTGTCGACAGCCTTCTGGTTCGCCGACACCAAGAGTCCGTACGTGGCCGGCGGCCTGGGGTCCGCGAGCCTGCTCGCCAAGTCGGTCGGCGCCACCAATGTGTTCTCCGACCTCACCGACGACTGGTCGCCCGTGGGCTGGGAGATCGTGGTGGAACGGAACCCGGACGTCCTGATCCTCGGCGACCTGCTCCGCAACCGCTTCCCCGGCGACCTGCTGGCGGACAAGATCGCCTTCCTCGAATCCGACCCGGTGACGCAGAACCTCGATGCGGTGCGCGACAAGCGGTACATCGCGCTGCACGGCGCCGAGATGAACCCGTCGATCCGCGCCGTCGACGGCCTCGAGAAGGTCGCTGCCGGCCTTCGCGACCAGAAGGTTCCGTCCTGA
- a CDS encoding FecCD family ABC transporter permease: MFGTLIAAGGVVALGLSILVAVTLGPADVSLVNVRDVLLNHLGLADIPVRLSKNAIVWEERLPRALVAAACGAGLGLCGVIMQSLLRNPLADPFVLGISSGASTGAVVVGVLGVGGAALGLSGGAFIGALVAFGLVLLLAHLSGGNNDRVILAGVASTQLFSALTSFVIFAFADSDETRGVMFWLLGSLEGVRWDDVTLCAIIVFAGTALCLRYAYVLDAFSFGDEVAASLGIAVGKVRLLLLVVTAIITATLVSVAGAIGFVGLVLPHAARFLVGPTHSRLIPATAVMGAVFMVWVDAVSRVAFAPTPLPVGVGTALVGVPAFIVILSRRRRAQ, from the coding sequence GTGTTCGGGACGCTGATCGCGGCCGGCGGCGTCGTCGCGCTCGGACTGTCGATTCTCGTCGCGGTCACCCTCGGCCCGGCGGATGTCTCACTGGTCAACGTTCGCGACGTGCTGCTCAATCACCTGGGACTCGCGGATATCCCGGTGCGGCTGTCGAAGAACGCGATCGTGTGGGAGGAACGCCTGCCCCGGGCACTGGTCGCCGCCGCGTGCGGCGCCGGACTCGGACTCTGCGGCGTCATCATGCAATCACTGCTGCGCAACCCGCTCGCCGACCCGTTCGTCCTGGGGATCTCGTCGGGTGCGTCGACCGGCGCGGTGGTGGTGGGCGTGCTCGGGGTCGGCGGCGCAGCGCTCGGACTGTCCGGCGGCGCGTTCATCGGCGCACTGGTCGCGTTCGGGCTGGTGTTGCTGCTCGCCCACCTCTCCGGCGGCAACAACGACCGTGTCATCCTCGCGGGCGTCGCGAGCACCCAATTGTTCTCGGCGCTCACGTCGTTCGTGATCTTCGCCTTCGCCGACTCCGACGAGACCCGCGGCGTGATGTTCTGGCTGCTCGGCTCCCTCGAGGGCGTCCGCTGGGACGACGTCACCCTGTGCGCGATCATCGTGTTCGCCGGCACCGCCCTGTGCCTGCGCTACGCGTACGTCCTCGACGCCTTCTCCTTCGGCGACGAGGTGGCGGCGTCGCTCGGCATCGCCGTAGGCAAGGTCCGACTCCTGCTCCTCGTGGTCACGGCGATCATCACGGCGACCCTCGTCAGCGTCGCCGGGGCGATCGGCTTCGTCGGGCTCGTCCTCCCCCACGCCGCACGATTCCTCGTGGGCCCCACACACAGTCGCCTGATCCCGGCGACCGCGGTGATGGGTGCCGTCTTCATGGTGTGGGTGGACGCCGTCTCCCGGGTCGCGTTCGCACCCACCCCGCTTCCGGTGGGTGTCGGCACCGCCCTCGTCGGCGTTCCCGCGTTCATCGTCATTCTGTCCCGGCGAAGGAGAGCCCAGTGA
- a CDS encoding amino acid-binding protein, translating into MNDAVREPGVHVNACEACGRLPHPRRGRLALAKLCAVFPVELLLHALVIHFHVSYLATVAVLTVTTTVSVIWVVEPSAMRLLGGWLHGPADGRHGHPATGQSLWRIRVRVGDRPGQLESLAHNLAALGANILTVHVHHLDGGSLDELIVGACRDTSPEALSNAVRAGGGHGVGIWPASALALIDGQTKALTLASRVVADSSELPLSIAELLGAQFVDVRTSDVPTTAASVEIPSGDDILVFVRPADEPFTPAEIARARRLGELAQKKRDMTVATERP; encoded by the coding sequence ATGAACGATGCCGTGAGAGAACCCGGAGTTCACGTCAACGCGTGCGAGGCGTGCGGCCGGCTTCCGCATCCCCGCCGCGGCCGCCTGGCGCTCGCGAAACTGTGCGCCGTGTTTCCCGTCGAGCTGTTGCTCCACGCCTTGGTCATTCATTTCCACGTCTCGTATCTGGCCACGGTCGCAGTTCTCACCGTCACCACGACGGTGTCGGTGATCTGGGTGGTCGAGCCGTCGGCGATGCGGCTCCTCGGCGGATGGCTGCACGGTCCCGCGGACGGCAGGCACGGCCATCCCGCGACCGGACAATCGCTCTGGCGCATCCGGGTCCGGGTGGGCGATCGCCCGGGTCAGCTGGAATCGCTGGCCCACAACCTCGCGGCGCTGGGCGCGAACATCCTGACCGTGCACGTTCATCACCTGGACGGCGGTTCACTCGACGAGCTGATCGTCGGGGCGTGCCGGGACACGTCGCCCGAGGCGCTGTCGAATGCCGTTCGCGCCGGCGGCGGTCACGGTGTCGGCATCTGGCCCGCGTCGGCGCTCGCCCTGATCGACGGCCAGACCAAGGCCTTGACGTTGGCGTCGCGGGTCGTGGCCGATTCGTCGGAGCTTCCCCTATCGATCGCGGAACTCCTCGGAGCCCAGTTCGTCGATGTACGCACGAGCGACGTCCCCACCACGGCGGCGAGTGTCGAGATCCCGTCGGGTGATGACATACTCGTCTTCGTCCGACCGGCGGACGAGCCGTTCACGCCGGCCGAGATCGCCCGAGCCCGCCGCCTCGGCGAGCTGGCGCAGAAGAAGCGGGACATGACAGTGGCGACGGAACGGCCGTAA
- a CDS encoding Zn-ribbon domain-containing OB-fold protein, producing the protein MAHVPEALIDLIVEHGRMTVAGDHDGLIADFLPDRVGQLLTSATVPADLVRAQLVSTEAGPDGEVVAVTKYTDVRGESVELRACWVPFGGSWRVTRVRNIPETRPWMNEYGPSPDGVDQEHWAGLANGELRLQRCGDCTEWIWAPRPMCPHCRSLNTTWETVDPAGRIYSWTRTWQNFSPETAGHLPYVVVLVELAQAGNSRVLGVLEDTDGREVRIGMSVQGKIDTPPPGTTGSPLVRWHVAEGEWQ; encoded by the coding sequence ATGGCACACGTGCCCGAAGCGCTGATCGATCTAATCGTCGAACACGGGCGGATGACCGTGGCGGGCGACCATGACGGTCTCATCGCGGACTTCCTTCCCGACCGGGTAGGCCAACTGCTGACGTCGGCCACGGTTCCCGCCGACCTCGTCCGTGCGCAATTGGTCAGCACGGAAGCAGGACCGGATGGTGAGGTCGTTGCGGTCACGAAGTACACGGACGTCCGGGGAGAGTCGGTCGAGCTTCGTGCATGCTGGGTACCGTTCGGAGGTAGTTGGCGGGTGACGCGCGTGCGCAACATCCCCGAGACGCGTCCCTGGATGAACGAGTACGGGCCGAGCCCTGACGGCGTCGATCAGGAACATTGGGCCGGTCTGGCCAACGGCGAATTGCGACTGCAGCGATGTGGCGATTGCACCGAATGGATCTGGGCGCCACGTCCGATGTGTCCCCACTGCCGTTCGCTGAACACCACGTGGGAGACCGTCGATCCTGCGGGAAGAATCTACTCGTGGACGCGGACCTGGCAGAACTTCAGCCCGGAAACCGCCGGACACCTCCCCTATGTCGTCGTGCTGGTCGAACTGGCCCAGGCCGGAAACAGTCGCGTGCTGGGTGTTCTGGAGGACACGGACGGGCGCGAGGTCAGGATCGGCATGAGTGTCCAGGGCAAGATCGACACTCCGCCGCCCGGCACGACCGGATCGCCACTTGTTCGGTGGCACGTTGCTGAGGGAGAGTGGCAATGA
- a CDS encoding helicase associated domain-containing protein — protein sequence MRDNQSAASALQLYCAFRHQNPHSVMPSDYVTDSGFRLGRWQDRQRVARMLGTLPPQRIQQLDAIGFLWSDDAVPLPAVSPADSKRRRMLTAIAAYREEHGNALVPANYVTADGEQVGQWLYRAVKKWRADALPDEERRPLVVLGVSPGPRPRGPRTSASRTSARHSVGRH from the coding sequence ATGCGAGATAACCAGTCCGCAGCCTCCGCCTTGCAACTCTACTGCGCCTTTCGACACCAGAATCCGCACAGCGTGATGCCCTCCGACTACGTCACCGACAGCGGTTTCCGACTCGGACGTTGGCAGGACCGTCAGCGCGTGGCCCGCATGCTGGGCACCCTGCCGCCCCAACGTATCCAGCAACTCGACGCGATCGGCTTTCTGTGGAGCGATGACGCCGTCCCGCTCCCGGCCGTGTCACCGGCCGACAGCAAGCGGCGCCGAATGCTCACCGCCATCGCCGCCTACCGCGAAGAGCACGGCAACGCACTCGTTCCCGCGAACTATGTCACCGCCGACGGAGAACAGGTGGGCCAGTGGCTCTATCGAGCGGTGAAGAAGTGGCGGGCCGACGCACTGCCGGACGAGGAGCGGCGCCCACTCGTCGTGCTCGGCGTCTCTCCCGGTCCGCGCCCACGAGGGCCGCGGACCTCGGCTTCGCGCACGTCTGCTCGGCATTCCGTCGGTCGCCACTGA
- a CDS encoding MFS transporter has translation MTETDTRGRFVGRWSLLRSLAAATPEVRLLVLTQLAFNVGFFMVLPYLSVHLSEDLGLRAAFVGAVLGLRTFSQQGLFFVGGSLADRWGVKPVVLSGCVCRILGFAGFALFTSVSGIVVATILTGFAGALFSPAVEAALATAAGGTDDGGRSRVDAFALFNVCGQIGSFAGPLVGSVLLLADFSAACLAAAGVFVAILLAHVRWLPSGPGSHATDSWCEGWWEILGNRRFLLFAAVMSTQLVAYNQLYLLLPLAVERVWGSQSPLGWFFALSSMFVVAAQLPVTRRANTHAALPLGLAVMAVGFGVMALAVPVQPRGLPGLIPLAGFVLLLALGQMIAMPVARDAIARMASGRRLGTYYGLFASVGGAAVLLGSVALGALVDAVPSTGWPLAAPWCAVGALLTGSAVAVRVLLRNGRNIDRG, from the coding sequence GTGACGGAGACGGACACCCGTGGTCGTTTCGTGGGCCGATGGTCGCTGCTGCGCAGTCTGGCCGCGGCGACCCCCGAGGTCCGGCTGCTCGTCCTCACCCAACTCGCATTCAACGTCGGCTTCTTCATGGTGCTGCCCTATCTGTCGGTGCATCTGTCCGAGGATCTCGGTCTGCGAGCGGCATTCGTCGGCGCCGTGCTCGGTCTGCGCACCTTCTCGCAGCAGGGACTGTTCTTCGTCGGCGGTTCGCTCGCCGACCGCTGGGGTGTCAAACCGGTTGTGCTGTCGGGCTGCGTCTGCCGCATCCTCGGTTTCGCCGGGTTCGCATTGTTCACGTCGGTCTCCGGGATCGTGGTCGCGACCATCCTGACCGGGTTCGCGGGCGCCCTGTTCTCGCCCGCTGTCGAAGCGGCGCTCGCCACGGCTGCGGGCGGAACCGACGACGGGGGACGGTCCCGGGTGGACGCGTTCGCGCTGTTCAACGTGTGCGGGCAGATCGGGTCGTTCGCCGGTCCGCTCGTCGGATCGGTACTGCTGCTCGCCGACTTCTCGGCCGCGTGCCTCGCCGCGGCCGGGGTATTCGTCGCCATCCTGCTCGCGCACGTACGGTGGCTGCCGTCCGGGCCGGGCTCCCACGCCACCGACAGCTGGTGCGAGGGCTGGTGGGAAATACTCGGGAACAGGCGGTTCCTCCTCTTCGCCGCGGTGATGAGCACGCAGTTGGTCGCGTACAACCAGCTGTACCTGCTGCTGCCGCTGGCGGTGGAGCGGGTCTGGGGCTCGCAGTCCCCGCTCGGCTGGTTCTTCGCCCTGTCGTCGATGTTCGTCGTCGCCGCACAACTGCCTGTCACGAGGCGGGCGAACACCCACGCCGCCCTTCCCCTCGGTCTCGCCGTCATGGCCGTCGGTTTCGGCGTCATGGCCCTCGCCGTCCCCGTCCAACCCCGCGGGTTACCCGGACTGATACCACTCGCCGGCTTCGTACTCCTGCTCGCGCTCGGCCAGATGATCGCCATGCCGGTCGCACGAGATGCGATTGCCCGCATGGCCTCCGGTCGCCGGCTCGGAACGTATTACGGCCTGTTCGCCTCCGTCGGTGGAGCCGCGGTCCTGCTCGGATCCGTTGCCCTCGGCGCCCTGGTCGACGCCGTACCGTCCACCGGGTGGCCCCTCGCCGCACCGTGGTGTGCCGTGGGAGCTCTCCTCACCGGCAGCGCAGTGGCCGTTCGGGTCCTCCTCCGCAACGGTCGGAACATCGACCGCGGATAA
- a CDS encoding class I adenylate-forming enzyme family protein: MALTIGSAIEWWGRSQGDAPAFRFEDDTVDYRTLTNWTSRGARLLHDLGVDSGDRVGIVGANSMTWPVGALAALEAGAVLVPLNSRFTETELSKIADEAGLRAVLAAPSHEALVRRALPDPSVKTVSFDTLNSLRVGGDDDFRIDTTPESLIFVIFTSGSTGQPKGVKFTNRQVMDICFESSLREPAVHQGYSMLLALPLSFLPGMLNGVVMPIVFGGSTVIEHKFDPARALDRIERFSIEMACGVPLVYQEMAAAPTFRSADLSSLRSAIVGGAAVPIDLLHTWGDKGVALRQIYGMTEGGGVTTATTPADAFAHPDTCGFGSVFSEFRVVRDDDTDCAPGEPGEILIGGPAVTPGYWGDEVTTARAIRSGWLHTGDLGVVDGDGRLRFVDRLKDLIISGGINISPIEIESVIVNFDGVAEVSVIPVDDGRFGETPAAIVTGDVDVEELVRHCEMHLADFKVPRYVVLLDEPLPRLPTGKIAKARIRADFKDIPARFERVR, translated from the coding sequence ATGGCACTCACAATCGGCTCGGCAATCGAGTGGTGGGGCAGGAGTCAGGGCGACGCACCGGCGTTCCGGTTCGAGGACGACACGGTCGACTATCGAACACTGACGAACTGGACGAGTCGCGGTGCGCGACTGCTGCACGATCTCGGAGTCGACTCCGGAGATCGAGTGGGGATTGTCGGTGCGAACTCGATGACGTGGCCGGTCGGCGCGCTTGCGGCGCTCGAGGCCGGCGCCGTTCTGGTGCCGCTCAACAGCCGATTCACCGAGACCGAGCTGTCCAAGATTGCGGACGAGGCCGGTCTGCGCGCGGTACTTGCCGCACCGTCGCATGAGGCGCTCGTACGACGCGCCCTGCCGGATCCGTCGGTGAAAACCGTCTCCTTCGACACACTGAACTCGCTACGCGTAGGGGGCGACGACGACTTTCGCATCGACACGACGCCCGAGAGCCTGATCTTCGTGATCTTCACCAGTGGATCCACCGGCCAGCCCAAGGGTGTGAAGTTCACTAACCGTCAGGTCATGGACATCTGCTTCGAATCCTCGCTCCGCGAGCCTGCAGTGCATCAGGGCTATTCGATGTTGCTGGCCCTTCCGCTGAGCTTTCTCCCCGGAATGTTGAACGGTGTGGTGATGCCGATCGTCTTCGGGGGATCCACCGTGATCGAACACAAGTTCGATCCCGCACGGGCACTCGACCGGATAGAGCGCTTCTCCATCGAGATGGCATGCGGAGTGCCGCTCGTCTACCAGGAGATGGCCGCCGCCCCCACGTTCCGGTCCGCCGACCTGTCGTCGCTCCGATCCGCGATTGTGGGAGGAGCGGCAGTGCCGATCGACCTCCTGCACACCTGGGGCGACAAGGGAGTCGCCCTCCGCCAGATATACGGAATGACGGAAGGCGGTGGGGTCACGACCGCCACGACACCGGCTGATGCATTCGCGCACCCGGATACCTGTGGATTCGGTTCGGTATTCTCCGAGTTCCGAGTGGTCCGCGATGACGACACCGACTGTGCTCCCGGTGAGCCCGGTGAGATCCTCATCGGCGGCCCGGCCGTCACGCCGGGGTACTGGGGCGACGAGGTCACGACCGCCCGCGCCATCCGGAGCGGCTGGTTGCACACAGGTGACCTGGGCGTCGTCGACGGGGATGGCCGCTTGCGGTTCGTCGACCGGTTGAAGGACTTGATCATCTCCGGTGGTATCAACATCTCCCCGATCGAAATCGAGTCTGTCATCGTGAATTTCGACGGTGTAGCGGAGGTTTCGGTCATTCCGGTCGACGACGGCCGCTTCGGTGAAACCCCTGCTGCGATCGTGACGGGCGATGTCGATGTCGAGGAACTCGTCCGCCATTGCGAGATGCACCTGGCCGATTTCAAGGTGCCGCGGTATGTGGTGCTTCTCGACGAACCACTGCCTCGCTTGCCAACCGGAAAGATCGCGAAGGCGCGGATCCGAGCTGATTTCAAGGATATTCCTGCCCGATTCGAGAGAGTCCGGTGA